The following proteins are co-located in the Gordonia polyisoprenivorans genome:
- the rfbD gene encoding dTDP-4-dehydrorhamnose reductase: MRSDSGSDPRPAEPRPVGTVWLLGAAGQLGTALRAQADADIALVPLTSADADLADPSAIRSALAGVGAGDVILNTAAYTAVDQAESDPEKAAAVNAVAPGILAEITAAASAWLIHVSTDYVFAGTGIREQPLEPDDTDPETTPPSVYGATKRAGERAALAADPSSTIVRTAWVYTGGPDSPDFVGTMRRLEKSRDTVSVVDDQVGSPTYAPDLAAGLWELVRHGHHAPVAGAILHATNLGAVTWYAVARAVFAGVGADPDRVRPCTTAEFPRPAPRPAYSVLSPRSWRDAGLTPLREWSAALADALGVDATRSGGARVR, encoded by the coding sequence GTGCGCAGCGATTCCGGGAGCGATCCGCGGCCGGCCGAACCCCGCCCCGTCGGTACGGTGTGGTTACTCGGCGCGGCGGGACAACTCGGTACCGCACTGCGTGCCCAGGCCGATGCGGACATCGCCCTGGTGCCGCTCACCTCCGCCGACGCCGACCTCGCCGATCCCTCCGCCATTCGCTCCGCGCTCGCCGGGGTGGGTGCGGGCGACGTCATCCTCAACACCGCGGCCTACACCGCCGTCGATCAGGCCGAATCCGATCCCGAGAAGGCTGCAGCGGTCAACGCCGTCGCGCCCGGGATCCTCGCCGAGATCACCGCGGCCGCCTCGGCCTGGCTCATCCACGTCTCCACCGACTACGTGTTCGCCGGGACCGGCATTCGTGAGCAACCCCTCGAGCCCGACGACACCGACCCCGAGACCACCCCGCCGAGCGTGTACGGCGCGACCAAGCGAGCCGGTGAACGCGCCGCACTCGCCGCCGACCCGTCGTCGACGATCGTGCGGACCGCGTGGGTCTACACCGGCGGACCCGACAGTCCCGACTTCGTCGGCACGATGCGTCGTCTCGAGAAGAGCCGCGACACGGTGTCCGTCGTCGACGATCAGGTCGGCTCACCCACCTATGCCCCCGACCTCGCCGCCGGACTCTGGGAGTTGGTACGTCACGGCCACCATGCGCCGGTTGCCGGTGCGATTCTGCACGCCACCAACCTCGGCGCGGTCACCTGGTATGCGGTGGCGCGCGCGGTGTTCGCAGGCGTCGGCGCCGATCCGGACCGGGTGCGCCCGTGTACCACCGCCGAATTCCCGCGGCCCGCACCCCGGCCCGCGTATTCGGTGCTCTCACCGCGCTCGTGGCGCGATGCCGGGCTCACCCCGCTGCGTGAGTGGTCGGCCGCGCTGGCCGATGCCCTCGGCGTCGACGCCACTCGATCCGGTGGTGCGCGGGTACGGTGA
- a CDS encoding glycosyltransferase family 2 protein: MTSKLAVVTVTYWSGDHLQTFLRSLSHATSSSPRVVITDNGSGDGAPEAAEREHSNVTLIHSGGNVGYGGGINRAVAELDDDVEFVMIANPDVEWSPGSIDELVAAAARWPRAGALGPLIREPDGSVYPSARRVPDLVSGTGHALLGGIWKSNPWTAAYRADDVEPSERPVGWLSGSCLLVRRTAFDEISGFDERYFMYMEDVDLGDRLGRAGWLNVYVPGAEVVHTKGHSADKRPEAMLPAHHRSAYRFQADRHPGVLQAPLRWALRAGLAVRSRLAVRAAARTTSSHDHPHSERNTP, encoded by the coding sequence GTGACCTCGAAGCTGGCCGTGGTGACGGTGACCTATTGGTCGGGCGACCACCTGCAGACCTTCCTGCGCAGTCTGTCGCACGCCACCTCTTCGTCGCCGCGCGTGGTGATCACCGACAACGGATCCGGTGACGGCGCCCCCGAGGCCGCCGAACGCGAGCACAGCAACGTCACGCTGATTCACAGCGGCGGCAACGTCGGGTACGGGGGCGGTATCAACCGCGCGGTCGCCGAACTCGATGACGACGTCGAATTCGTCATGATCGCCAACCCCGACGTCGAATGGTCACCGGGATCGATCGACGAGCTCGTCGCCGCGGCGGCACGGTGGCCGAGGGCCGGAGCGCTCGGTCCCCTCATCCGCGAGCCGGACGGCTCGGTCTACCCCTCCGCGCGGCGCGTCCCCGACCTCGTCTCGGGCACCGGACACGCGCTCCTCGGCGGCATCTGGAAGTCCAATCCGTGGACCGCGGCCTACCGTGCCGACGACGTCGAGCCCAGCGAACGCCCGGTCGGCTGGCTGTCCGGATCGTGTCTTCTGGTGCGCCGCACCGCTTTCGACGAGATCTCCGGATTCGACGAGCGCTACTTCATGTACATGGAGGACGTCGACCTCGGCGACCGCCTCGGCCGCGCCGGCTGGCTCAACGTCTACGTGCCCGGAGCCGAGGTCGTCCACACCAAGGGACACAGCGCCGACAAACGTCCCGAGGCGATGCTGCCCGCTCACCATCGCAGTGCCTATCGCTTCCAGGCCGACCGTCATCCAGGGGTGTTGCAGGCACCGCTGCGATGGGCATTACGGGCCGGTTTGGCGGTGCGGTCACGTCTGGCCGTACGCGCCGCAGCGCGCACCACGTCGTCCCACGATCATCCACATTCGGAGAGGAACACCCCGTGA
- a CDS encoding sugar phosphate nucleotidyltransferase, which produces MSDVQAVVLVGGKGTRLRPLTLSAPKPMLPTAGLPFLTHLLSRIRKAGIRDVVLGTSFKAHVFSEYYGDGSKLDLNMRYVTEEEPLGTGGGIRNVLPELTASTIVVFNGDVLGGTDVRHVVATHRESDADVTLHLVRVSDPRAFGSVPTDETGRVTAFLEKTQDPPTDQINAGTYVFRRSVIEDIPAGREVSVEREVFPGLLAEGRHIHAYVDHAYWRDMGTPEDFVRGSADLVRGIAPSPALGDRHGESLVHEGAGVAPGAVLIGGTVVGRGAEIGPRARLDGAVVFDGAVIEAGAVVERSIVGFGARIGPRALIRDTVIGDGAEVGARCELLRGARVWPGVQIPDGGLRFSTDV; this is translated from the coding sequence ATGTCCGATGTGCAGGCTGTCGTACTCGTCGGCGGCAAGGGGACCCGACTCCGACCGCTCACCCTCTCGGCACCCAAGCCGATGCTGCCGACGGCGGGACTGCCGTTCCTCACCCACCTCCTCTCACGTATCCGCAAGGCCGGCATCCGCGATGTCGTGCTCGGGACGTCGTTCAAGGCCCACGTGTTCTCCGAGTACTACGGCGACGGCTCCAAACTCGACCTCAACATGCGGTACGTCACCGAAGAGGAGCCGCTGGGCACCGGCGGCGGTATCCGCAACGTGCTCCCCGAACTGACCGCGTCGACGATCGTCGTATTCAACGGTGACGTCCTCGGCGGCACCGACGTCCGTCACGTCGTGGCCACCCACCGCGAGTCCGACGCCGACGTCACCCTGCACCTCGTGCGGGTCTCCGACCCCCGCGCCTTCGGGTCCGTGCCGACCGACGAGACCGGCCGCGTCACCGCCTTCCTCGAGAAGACCCAGGACCCGCCGACCGACCAGATCAACGCGGGCACCTACGTCTTCCGTCGCTCGGTCATCGAGGACATCCCCGCAGGTCGCGAGGTGTCGGTCGAACGCGAGGTGTTTCCCGGCCTGCTCGCCGAAGGTCGGCACATCCACGCCTACGTCGACCACGCCTACTGGCGTGACATGGGCACCCCCGAGGACTTCGTGCGGGGCTCGGCCGACCTCGTCCGCGGCATCGCGCCCTCACCGGCCCTCGGTGACCGCCACGGCGAATCCCTCGTCCACGAGGGCGCGGGCGTCGCGCCCGGAGCGGTACTCATCGGTGGAACGGTCGTCGGCCGAGGCGCCGAGATCGGTCCCCGCGCCCGCCTCGACGGTGCTGTCGTCTTCGACGGAGCCGTCATCGAGGCCGGCGCGGTCGTCGAACGCAGCATCGTGGGCTTCGGTGCTCGCATCGGTCCGCGCGCCCTCATCCGCGACACCGTCATCGGCGACGGCGCCGAGGTCGGCGCCCGCTGCGAACTGCTGCGCGGCGCGCGAGTATGGCCCGGCGTCCAAATCCCCGACGGCGGTCTGCGCTTCTCGACCGACGTCTGA
- a CDS encoding O-methyltransferase, whose amino-acid sequence MTDTQPSDPRVALIDYAESAIVEDDALVAARARGIELGAIPVSPSVGALLAVLARAVDAHAVAEIGTGTGVSGLWLLAGMATDGVLTTIDPELEHHQAARASFAGADIAPGRTRLINGTPRDVLPRLSDSSYDLVFIDGPRLDMPRFVTESVRMLRPGGMLVIHDAAAQGAVADPTRTDPMTAAAREAAMLVADDDRLLPVVIPLGPGVLAAAKSR is encoded by the coding sequence ATGACCGATACCCAGCCGAGCGACCCGCGGGTGGCACTGATCGACTATGCCGAGTCGGCGATCGTGGAGGACGATGCGCTCGTCGCCGCCCGTGCCCGCGGGATCGAACTCGGTGCGATTCCGGTGAGTCCGTCGGTCGGCGCACTGCTCGCGGTGCTCGCCCGGGCGGTCGATGCGCATGCGGTCGCCGAGATCGGTACCGGGACCGGGGTCAGCGGGTTGTGGTTGTTGGCCGGAATGGCGACCGACGGGGTGCTGACCACGATCGATCCCGAGCTCGAACATCATCAGGCCGCGCGTGCGTCGTTCGCCGGAGCAGATATCGCGCCGGGTCGGACACGGCTGATCAACGGCACCCCGCGCGATGTGTTGCCGCGACTGTCGGACAGCTCCTACGACCTGGTGTTCATCGACGGGCCGCGGCTGGACATGCCGCGATTCGTGACCGAGTCGGTGCGGATGCTGCGGCCCGGCGGGATGCTGGTCATCCACGACGCGGCAGCTCAGGGTGCGGTCGCCGATCCGACGCGCACCGATCCGATGACCGCCGCGGCCCGCGAGGCCGCGATGCTGGTGGCCGACGACGATCGGTTGTTGCCGGTGGTGATCCCGTTGGGCCCCGGGGTGCTCGCCGCGGCGAAGTCGCGATGA
- the sigE gene encoding RNA polymerase sigma factor SigE codes for MSDHEASADIVPGGTAGFDATGNDLLMPSWDELVREHADRVYRLAYRLSGNQHDAEDLTQETFIRVFRSLSNYRPGTFEGWLHRITTNLFLDMVRRRNKIRMEALPEEYDRVPADTPDPQQIFADANLDGDLQAALDSLSPEFRAAVVLCDIEGLSYEEIAATLGVKLGTVRSRIHRGRQTIRDFLLARGHSDRRSVAVGH; via the coding sequence ATGAGCGACCACGAGGCGTCCGCAGACATTGTCCCCGGCGGAACCGCGGGATTCGATGCCACCGGAAACGACTTGCTCATGCCGTCATGGGATGAGTTGGTCCGCGAGCATGCCGATCGCGTCTACCGGCTCGCCTACCGGCTGTCCGGCAATCAGCACGACGCCGAGGACCTAACCCAGGAGACGTTCATCCGGGTCTTCCGGTCGTTGTCGAACTATCGTCCGGGAACGTTCGAGGGCTGGCTGCACCGCATCACCACCAACCTCTTTCTCGACATGGTTCGTCGGCGCAACAAGATCCGCATGGAGGCACTGCCCGAGGAATACGATCGCGTGCCCGCCGACACACCCGACCCGCAGCAGATCTTCGCCGATGCGAACCTCGACGGCGATCTGCAGGCAGCCCTGGACTCACTGAGTCCCGAGTTCCGCGCGGCTGTCGTCCTGTGTGACATCGAAGGACTGTCGTACGAGGAGATCGCAGCGACCCTCGGGGTCAAGCTCGGCACCGTACGCAGCCGCATCCACCGCGGACGTCAGACCATCCGCGATTTCCTCCTCGCCCGTGGCCACAGCGACCGCCGCTCGGTCGCGGTCGGTCACTGA
- a CDS encoding S1C family serine protease, whose product MDPDASQPDVSRPDASQPQTPASATPQAQHPQAAASPAPAAGSNAPVMPWSAPTVNEASVAPGNSSEGDGSARVVRHAPVSPATAQVFGRPSGVAGSFAPGAAAPDRPAPAVGPPDPVLAEAFGRPDGSGETLQRDPLATYGIPDEPAPPADPWRDPESPATLARPAVAESAPAIPTAAGPKLGIREVLLGRRIAWHALAALAVIALLIGVVGGLMGRFTAEVAAPLNSNTVELSTQGDDNGDAPRSSVARVAQAVEKSVVAVDVRLSNGSATGSGFVIDRNGYILTNNHVISLAASDRTAKLEVVFSDRNRVPARIVGRDPKTDVAVLKVDNVDNLTVAQLGDSNDLQIGEEVVAFGSPLGLDRTVTSGIVSALHRAVPLRPDSESDTDAVIDAIQTDAAINPGNSGGPLVDAQAKVVGINTAGLVPGGGSIGLGFAIPIGEAVPIAQALIRDGKVNHPQIGVNASDVRNDRVLGAQVRNVVAGGPAAQAGLRENDVVVSFNGRTIESADELTVAVRTAKIGEPVKFTYWRDGRTFEGTMTPASD is encoded by the coding sequence GTGGATCCCGACGCTTCCCAGCCCGACGTCTCCCGGCCCGACGCTTCTCAGCCCCAAACCCCCGCCTCCGCGACACCGCAAGCACAGCACCCGCAGGCCGCTGCCTCACCGGCGCCGGCCGCGGGTTCGAACGCGCCCGTCATGCCGTGGTCGGCGCCGACGGTGAACGAGGCGAGTGTCGCGCCCGGCAACTCCTCCGAGGGTGACGGGTCCGCTCGCGTTGTTCGGCACGCCCCGGTCTCCCCGGCGACGGCTCAGGTCTTCGGTCGGCCCTCCGGAGTGGCGGGCTCCTTCGCGCCCGGCGCGGCGGCACCCGACCGTCCCGCACCCGCCGTCGGTCCGCCGGATCCGGTTCTCGCCGAGGCCTTCGGACGTCCCGACGGTAGTGGCGAGACATTGCAGCGTGACCCGCTGGCCACCTACGGCATTCCCGACGAACCCGCACCGCCGGCCGACCCGTGGCGCGATCCGGAGAGCCCGGCGACGCTGGCCCGGCCTGCGGTCGCCGAATCCGCACCCGCGATTCCCACCGCCGCCGGCCCCAAGCTGGGCATCCGCGAGGTCCTGCTCGGCCGTCGGATCGCATGGCACGCGCTGGCGGCGCTGGCCGTGATCGCACTGCTGATCGGCGTCGTCGGTGGACTGATGGGCAGGTTCACCGCGGAGGTCGCGGCCCCGCTCAACAGCAACACCGTCGAACTGTCGACCCAGGGCGACGACAACGGTGACGCACCGCGGTCGTCGGTGGCCCGGGTGGCGCAGGCCGTGGAGAAGTCGGTGGTCGCCGTCGACGTGCGACTGTCCAATGGATCGGCCACCGGGTCGGGCTTCGTCATCGATCGCAACGGCTACATCCTCACCAACAACCACGTCATCTCACTCGCCGCGTCCGACCGGACCGCCAAACTCGAGGTCGTCTTCTCCGACCGCAACCGGGTGCCCGCCCGCATCGTCGGACGTGACCCCAAGACGGATGTGGCCGTGCTCAAGGTCGACAACGTCGACAACCTCACCGTCGCCCAACTCGGCGATTCCAACGACCTCCAGATCGGTGAGGAGGTCGTGGCCTTTGGCTCGCCACTGGGCCTGGATCGCACCGTGACCAGCGGTATCGTCAGCGCCCTGCATCGTGCGGTGCCGCTGCGTCCGGACTCCGAGTCCGACACCGACGCCGTCATCGACGCCATCCAGACCGACGCGGCGATCAACCCCGGCAATTCCGGCGGTCCGCTCGTCGACGCCCAGGCCAAGGTGGTGGGTATCAACACCGCCGGACTCGTCCCGGGCGGTGGCTCGATCGGACTCGGGTTCGCCATCCCGATCGGTGAGGCGGTCCCCATCGCGCAGGCACTGATCCGCGACGGAAAGGTCAACCATCCGCAGATCGGCGTGAACGCCAGCGACGTCCGCAACGACAGGGTGCTCGGCGCCCAGGTCCGCAACGTGGTGGCCGGCGGCCCGGCCGCCCAGGCCGGGCTGCGGGAGAACGACGTGGTCGTCTCGTTCAACGGCCGCACCATCGAAAGTGCCGACGAATTGACCGTCGCCGTGCGCACCGCGAAGATCGGGGAGCCGGTCAAGTTCACCTACTGGCGCGACGGGCGTACCTTCGAGGGCACGATGACGCCCGCGAGTGACTGA
- the tatB gene encoding Sec-independent protein translocase protein TatB has translation MFDSVGWGEIFILIVAGLVILGPERLPGAISWTMQSLRKVREYATGATDQLKNDFGTDFDDLRKPLADLNELRGMTPKSMITKHLLDGDDSVFKTFTDAGSVLKSATDTPPIKPVSKPMPDGPVGEPGPSLRKPSAADSSEHRPARGHHDVSDWDAT, from the coding sequence ATGTTCGACAGTGTGGGTTGGGGAGAGATCTTCATCCTGATCGTCGCTGGACTCGTCATCCTGGGACCGGAGCGGTTGCCCGGAGCGATTTCGTGGACGATGCAGTCGCTGCGCAAGGTTCGCGAGTATGCGACCGGCGCGACCGATCAGCTCAAGAACGACTTCGGTACGGACTTCGACGACCTCCGCAAACCGCTCGCCGATCTCAACGAGCTACGCGGTATGACACCGAAATCGATGATCACCAAGCACCTGCTCGACGGCGACGACTCGGTCTTCAAGACCTTCACCGACGCCGGCTCGGTACTCAAGTCGGCCACCGACACCCCGCCGATCAAGCCTGTATCCAAGCCCATGCCCGACGGTCCCGTCGGTGAGCCCGGGCCGTCGCTGAGGAAGCCGAGTGCCGCGGACTCGTCCGAACACCGGCCCGCACGCGGTCATCACGACGTCTCCGATTGGGACGCAACATAA
- a CDS encoding Mrp/NBP35 family ATP-binding protein → MTTAVTPNESAVRAALSKVRDPEIGKPITDLGMVKSVAVNDDASVDVAVYLTTSGCPMRGEISGRVETAVSDVPGVGEVRVTLDVMDDEQRSELRKKLRGDSAEPVIPFAQPGSLTRVYAVASGKGGVGKSSVTVNLACALAERGLSVGVLDADIYGHSVPRMLGSDAKPTQVEKMIMPPISHDVRFISIGQFTSGNTPVTWRGPMLHRALQQFLADVYWGDLDVLLLDLPPGTGDVAISIAQLIPGAEILVVTTPQQAAAEVAERAGAIALQTRQKILGVVENMSWMELPDGTRMEPFGSGGGQTVADRLTQMVGAQVDLLGQVPLEPALREGGDSGTPVVLAEPDSASGSALRAIADKLAVRRRGLAGMSLGIDTTRH, encoded by the coding sequence ATGACTACAGCAGTGACGCCCAACGAATCCGCGGTTCGCGCCGCCCTGTCCAAGGTGCGGGACCCGGAGATCGGCAAACCCATCACCGATCTCGGCATGGTGAAATCGGTGGCGGTCAACGACGACGCCAGTGTCGACGTCGCGGTGTACCTGACCACCTCGGGCTGCCCGATGCGCGGCGAGATCAGCGGCCGGGTGGAAACCGCGGTCTCCGACGTACCCGGGGTCGGCGAGGTGCGCGTGACCCTCGACGTGATGGACGACGAACAACGCTCCGAGCTCCGCAAGAAGCTGCGTGGCGACTCCGCCGAACCGGTGATCCCCTTCGCCCAGCCGGGATCGCTGACCCGCGTCTATGCCGTCGCCTCGGGCAAGGGTGGCGTCGGGAAGTCGTCGGTCACCGTCAATCTCGCCTGCGCGCTCGCCGAGCGCGGACTGTCTGTCGGGGTGCTCGACGCCGACATCTACGGCCACTCGGTGCCCCGAATGCTCGGCAGCGACGCCAAGCCCACCCAGGTCGAGAAGATGATCATGCCGCCGATCTCCCACGACGTGCGATTCATCTCGATCGGCCAGTTCACCAGCGGCAACACCCCGGTCACCTGGCGCGGGCCGATGCTACACCGGGCACTGCAGCAGTTCCTTGCCGACGTGTACTGGGGTGACCTCGATGTGCTGCTGCTCGACCTGCCGCCCGGCACCGGCGACGTCGCGATCTCGATCGCCCAGCTGATCCCGGGTGCGGAGATCCTGGTGGTCACCACCCCACAGCAGGCGGCCGCCGAGGTCGCCGAGCGCGCCGGTGCGATCGCCCTGCAGACCCGGCAGAAGATCCTCGGCGTCGTGGAGAACATGTCGTGGATGGAACTGCCCGACGGTACACGGATGGAACCCTTCGGTTCCGGTGGCGGCCAGACGGTCGCCGACCGGCTCACCCAGATGGTCGGCGCGCAGGTCGATCTCCTCGGTCAGGTGCCACTCGAACCGGCATTGCGGGAAGGCGGCGACTCGGGCACACCGGTCGTGCTCGCCGAGCCCGACTCCGCGTCCGGATCGGCGTTGCGTGCGATCGCCGACAAACTCGCGGTCCGTCGACGCGGCCTGGCCGGCATGAGTCTGGGCATCGACACCACTCGGCACTGA
- a CDS encoding lytic transglycosylase domain-containing protein — MRVPHPFHRSRGPHRGSMLTRRTLSVGAGSLLVGAMVLGAATSSAHDGGGIPLAANVPIDVAGVAAAQPVSLLGFAPPAARPDAADVAPQFRLSADLPSGPLGIPGIVLQAYKLAADREASENAACKIPWFLLAGIGRIESNHADNGDVDQYGTTLAPIEGPVLDGSLAGNEVIRNEDGSHARAMGPMQFIPSTWAAWGSDGNGDGKADPNNIFDATYSAARYLCAGVSDIMADSNKVAAVMRYNHSLAYAQNVLAWAAAYATGVMPTTPIPEMRPPSSSSSSSPSRPSAPSSGAPSSGPSAPSTTTPTQQCLGMICLPPGITLPGQPPAPAPRATPQTTPQTTPAR, encoded by the coding sequence ATGAGGGTGCCCCATCCCTTCCACCGGTCCCGCGGCCCGCATCGTGGTTCGATGCTGACCCGGCGAACGTTGTCGGTCGGCGCAGGCAGTCTCCTCGTCGGCGCGATGGTCTTGGGTGCGGCCACCTCGAGTGCCCACGACGGCGGTGGCATCCCACTCGCCGCGAACGTCCCGATCGATGTGGCGGGAGTCGCTGCCGCACAACCTGTTTCATTGCTGGGCTTTGCCCCTCCGGCGGCCCGTCCCGACGCTGCCGACGTGGCGCCGCAGTTCCGGTTGTCGGCGGATCTGCCGTCGGGGCCACTCGGCATCCCGGGAATCGTGCTGCAGGCATACAAACTCGCCGCCGACCGAGAGGCCTCCGAGAACGCGGCGTGCAAGATCCCGTGGTTCCTGCTCGCCGGCATCGGACGCATCGAGTCCAATCACGCCGACAATGGCGATGTCGACCAGTACGGAACCACCCTCGCCCCCATCGAGGGGCCGGTGCTCGACGGTTCACTGGCGGGCAACGAGGTCATCCGCAACGAGGACGGATCGCATGCGCGGGCGATGGGACCGATGCAATTCATCCCGAGCACCTGGGCCGCCTGGGGCAGCGACGGCAACGGAGACGGCAAGGCCGATCCCAACAACATCTTCGACGCCACCTACTCGGCGGCGCGCTATCTGTGCGCGGGCGTGTCCGACATCATGGCCGACAGCAACAAGGTCGCCGCGGTCATGCGATACAACCACTCCCTGGCGTACGCGCAGAACGTGCTGGCCTGGGCGGCGGCGTATGCCACCGGAGTGATGCCGACGACCCCGATCCCGGAGATGCGCCCGCCGTCGAGTTCGTCGTCGAGTTCCCCGTCCCGGCCGTCCGCCCCGTCGAGCGGTGCACCCTCATCGGGTCCCTCGGCCCCGTCGACGACCACCCCGACCCAACAGTGTCTCGGCATGATCTGTCTGCCACCGGGGATCACGCTGCCCGGTCAGCCACCCGCGCCGGCCCCGCGAGCGACCCCGCAGACCACCCCGCAGACCACCCCGGCTCGCTGA